Proteins found in one Erythrobacter sp. KY5 genomic segment:
- the plsY gene encoding glycerol-3-phosphate 1-O-acyltransferase PlsY, whose protein sequence is MRALGSRRWENFVEPLLAALLGYLSGSIPFGLLLTRAAGLGDVRNIGSGNIGATNVLRTGNKGLAAGTLLLDLLKGFAPVFAAGMIWAGETGEVAKAFAAGGAVLGHCFPVWLGFKGGKGVATNAGVSFGLAWAIGGAYAIIWLSMLAIFRISSLAGMSAVVAAAAAAPLFGYPEFFPVLAAIAGLIIYLHRENIGRLMKGEEPKIGGKK, encoded by the coding sequence ATGCGGGCGCTGGGATCGCGGCGCTGGGAGAACTTTGTGGAACCGCTACTTGCTGCCCTGCTTGGGTACCTGTCAGGCTCGATACCTTTCGGACTTTTGCTGACGCGCGCCGCTGGCCTTGGCGATGTGCGCAACATCGGTAGCGGCAATATCGGTGCGACCAATGTGCTGCGCACCGGTAACAAGGGGCTGGCCGCAGGAACGCTGTTGCTGGATCTGTTGAAAGGATTCGCGCCGGTCTTCGCCGCCGGGATGATCTGGGCAGGGGAAACAGGCGAGGTTGCCAAGGCATTCGCCGCGGGCGGCGCCGTGCTGGGCCACTGCTTCCCGGTCTGGCTCGGCTTCAAGGGCGGAAAAGGCGTTGCGACCAATGCGGGCGTTAGCTTCGGTCTCGCATGGGCGATTGGCGGAGCCTACGCGATCATCTGGCTCTCGATGCTGGCGATTTTCCGCATCTCGTCGCTTGCCGGGATGAGCGCGGTGGTCGCCGCCGCTGCCGCTGCGCCTTTGTTCGGATACCCGGAATTTTTCCCGGTTCTCGCCGCGATTGCCGGCCTGATCATCTATCTCCACCGCGAAAATATCGGGCGGCTGATGAAGGGTGAAGAACCCAAAATCGGCGGCAAGAAATGA
- the dprA gene encoding DNA-processing protein DprA encodes MESEGSQPQQSRPGLSQTEAFARIRLLRSPNIGPVSYRQLLARFGTAQEALEALPNITLRGKTSYRPAPPERIEREIASVRKAGAQYLFHDQPDYPALLGELESAPPILTCRGRLDLASQPCVAIVGARNASAAATRLARDFSSELADAGFTVVSGLARGIDGAAHEGAFPRTIGVIASGIDIAYPPQHTDLQERIANEGLLIAEQPPGTEPRGRHFPSRNRIIAGLASGTLVVEAAPKSGTLITARLAGEAGREVMAIPGSPLDTRSHGCNQLIRDGAVLVSTPEEVAELLQTFTGAPRSTYRVAEDMSRFDYAELSKLQWGEGLASGDESEAITRLLTTAPIGVDELIRQSGASAAAVHMALLEMELSGEVERGDGGAVRLT; translated from the coding sequence ATGGAGAGCGAAGGGTCGCAGCCGCAGCAGTCCAGGCCGGGGCTCAGCCAGACGGAGGCGTTTGCTCGCATCCGCCTGCTTCGTTCGCCTAACATCGGGCCGGTAAGCTATCGCCAGCTGCTTGCGCGGTTCGGGACGGCTCAGGAGGCGCTTGAGGCGCTGCCGAACATCACCTTGCGTGGCAAGACCTCCTATCGGCCCGCGCCGCCCGAACGGATCGAGCGTGAAATCGCCAGCGTGCGCAAGGCGGGCGCGCAGTACCTGTTCCATGACCAGCCAGACTATCCCGCACTTCTCGGCGAGCTGGAAAGCGCGCCTCCGATCCTGACCTGCCGGGGCCGGCTCGATCTCGCATCGCAGCCCTGCGTCGCAATCGTGGGCGCACGCAACGCTTCTGCGGCAGCGACCAGGCTGGCGCGCGACTTCAGCAGCGAATTGGCGGATGCCGGCTTTACCGTGGTGAGCGGTCTGGCAAGAGGGATCGACGGCGCGGCGCACGAAGGGGCGTTTCCGCGAACGATCGGCGTCATCGCGAGCGGGATCGACATCGCCTATCCGCCGCAGCACACCGATTTGCAGGAGCGTATCGCAAATGAAGGCCTGCTCATTGCCGAACAGCCTCCCGGCACCGAACCGCGCGGGCGCCATTTCCCAAGCCGCAACCGCATCATCGCCGGGCTCGCTTCGGGAACTCTCGTGGTCGAAGCCGCGCCCAAGTCCGGTACGCTCATCACCGCGCGGCTTGCAGGCGAGGCGGGCAGGGAGGTCATGGCGATCCCCGGCTCCCCGCTCGATACTCGCTCGCACGGCTGCAACCAGCTGATCCGCGACGGGGCGGTGCTGGTCTCGACGCCTGAAGAGGTGGCCGAATTGCTCCAGACCTTCACCGGCGCGCCGCGTTCAACCTATCGGGTTGCGGAAGACATGAGCCGGTTCGACTACGCCGAACTCAGCAAGCTGCAATGGGGCGAAGGTCTGGCATCCGGCGATGAGAGCGAGGCGATCACTCGCCTGCTCACCACCGCACCCATCGGCGTGGACGAGCTGATCCGCCAATCAGGCGCAAGTGCCGCAGCGGTTCATATGGCCCTTCTCGAAATGGAGCTCAGCGGCGAAGTCGAGCGCGGGGATGGCGGGGCGGTGCGCCTCACATGA
- the topA gene encoding type I DNA topoisomerase, translating to MQLVIVESPAKAKTIEKYLGSDFKVLASYGHVRDLPPKDGSVRPDEDFAMDWELYRDKQSRFKEIADAAKGASRLVLATDPDREGEAISWHVQELLKKRKALPTKVDRVTFNSITKSAVTEAMKSPRELDQPLIDAYLGRRALDYLFGFTLSPVLWRKLPGAKSAGRVQSVALRLIVDREREIEAFRPDEYWSVLAHLEQDGTAFDARLVRYKGEKLEKLSLGAEGIAMEAKAAVEGGRFTVEDVEKKPLKRNPAPPFTTSTMQQEAARKLGFSASHTMRLAQSLYEAGAITYMRTDGVQMDPGAINACRDAIGEKFDAAYLPEKPRFYSTKAKNAQEAHEAIRPTNFSRDRAGSGDEAKLYSLIWKRAMASQMSTAQLERTTVTLRDATGQHELRATGQVVVFPGYFAIYQEGLDDQDDDEDGILPVLKKGDVPAKTGVEATQHFTQPPPRFSEASLVKRLEELGIGRPSTYASTIQTLRDRDYVRMEKNRFFAEESGRLLTAFLERFFPTYVAYDFTAGMEDELDTVSDGREDYKELLAKFWADFKPKADEVMEKMPSEVTEVLDEYLSDYLFPPREDGKDARYCPLCDAEGRSGGRLALRGGRNGAFIACANYPECKFTRGFGPPREDGDDAVQDGVMGQHPETGADIHRKSGRFGPYVEMEVDEKKQRASIPKDVDDFDLEWAIRLLDLPRIIGAHPETGKEIEAAIGRYGPYLRHDGKYANLKTTQDVFDTGMNAAVMLLAEAAERKGRGRAKAEPIKTLGEHPTSGGEIKVMPGRYGPYVTDGTTNATIPKDIKPEDIEAAQAIELIDARAAKGPAKKKGRKKAAPKKKAAPKKTAAKKAPAKKKAAAKTDG from the coding sequence ATGCAGCTTGTCATTGTTGAATCGCCCGCCAAGGCGAAAACTATCGAGAAATATCTGGGCTCCGATTTCAAGGTGCTCGCAAGCTACGGTCACGTCCGCGACCTGCCGCCCAAGGATGGCAGCGTGCGCCCGGACGAAGACTTCGCCATGGATTGGGAGCTTTACCGCGACAAGCAGAGCCGTTTCAAAGAAATCGCGGATGCCGCCAAGGGCGCATCGCGCCTCGTGCTCGCGACTGACCCCGACCGCGAGGGCGAGGCGATCAGCTGGCACGTTCAGGAACTCCTGAAGAAGCGCAAGGCGCTGCCGACCAAGGTAGACCGCGTCACCTTCAACTCGATCACCAAATCTGCCGTTACCGAGGCGATGAAGTCTCCGCGCGAACTCGATCAGCCGCTGATCGACGCCTATCTGGGACGCCGCGCGCTCGATTATCTGTTCGGCTTTACGCTCTCGCCCGTCCTGTGGCGCAAGCTGCCGGGTGCAAAATCGGCTGGCCGTGTGCAATCCGTGGCACTACGCCTCATCGTCGACCGCGAGCGTGAGATCGAAGCCTTCAGGCCCGACGAATACTGGTCGGTTCTCGCTCATCTGGAGCAAGACGGAACCGCTTTCGATGCGCGTCTTGTGCGCTACAAGGGTGAAAAGCTGGAGAAGCTCTCGCTCGGGGCCGAAGGCATCGCGATGGAAGCGAAAGCCGCCGTCGAAGGCGGGCGCTTCACGGTCGAGGATGTCGAGAAAAAGCCGCTCAAGCGTAATCCCGCGCCTCCGTTCACCACGTCGACCATGCAGCAGGAGGCCGCGCGCAAACTCGGCTTTTCCGCCAGCCACACGATGCGGCTTGCCCAGTCGCTTTATGAGGCAGGCGCGATCACTTACATGCGTACCGACGGGGTGCAGATGGATCCGGGCGCGATCAACGCCTGCCGCGACGCCATCGGCGAGAAATTCGATGCCGCCTACCTTCCCGAAAAACCGCGCTTTTACAGCACCAAGGCCAAGAATGCTCAGGAAGCGCACGAAGCGATCCGTCCGACCAATTTCAGCCGCGATCGCGCGGGCAGCGGCGATGAGGCGAAGCTCTATTCGCTGATCTGGAAGCGCGCCATGGCGAGCCAGATGTCCACCGCACAGCTTGAACGCACGACCGTCACCCTGCGCGATGCCACCGGCCAGCACGAACTTCGCGCCACCGGTCAGGTCGTCGTATTCCCCGGCTATTTCGCGATCTATCAGGAAGGCCTCGACGATCAGGACGATGACGAGGACGGCATCCTGCCCGTGCTCAAGAAAGGCGATGTGCCTGCGAAGACCGGAGTGGAGGCTACCCAGCATTTCACGCAGCCACCGCCTCGTTTTTCCGAAGCTTCGTTGGTCAAGCGCCTCGAAGAGCTTGGTATCGGGCGTCCTTCGACTTACGCCTCGACCATTCAGACTCTACGCGATCGCGATTACGTGCGCATGGAAAAGAACCGGTTTTTCGCTGAGGAATCGGGCCGCCTGCTGACCGCCTTCCTCGAACGATTCTTCCCGACCTATGTCGCTTACGATTTCACGGCGGGCATGGAAGATGAACTCGACACGGTCTCCGACGGGCGCGAGGATTACAAGGAATTGCTCGCCAAGTTCTGGGCAGACTTCAAGCCCAAGGCTGACGAGGTCATGGAGAAAATGCCTTCGGAAGTGACCGAAGTGCTCGACGAATATCTCTCCGATTACCTCTTCCCCCCGCGTGAGGACGGCAAGGATGCACGCTATTGCCCGCTTTGCGATGCCGAAGGGCGTTCGGGTGGCAGGCTCGCGCTTCGCGGTGGCCGCAATGGCGCTTTCATCGCGTGTGCAAATTACCCCGAGTGCAAGTTCACCCGCGGTTTCGGCCCTCCACGCGAGGACGGAGACGATGCGGTGCAGGACGGCGTCATGGGCCAGCACCCCGAAACCGGCGCGGACATCCATCGCAAGTCAGGCCGCTTCGGCCCCTATGTCGAGATGGAAGTCGACGAGAAAAAACAACGCGCCTCGATCCCCAAGGATGTCGACGATTTCGACCTCGAATGGGCGATCAGGCTGCTTGACCTGCCGCGTATCATCGGTGCCCACCCAGAAACCGGCAAAGAGATCGAGGCCGCAATCGGTCGCTATGGCCCTTATCTGCGCCACGATGGCAAATATGCCAATCTCAAGACCACGCAGGACGTTTTCGACACCGGCATGAACGCCGCGGTCATGCTGCTCGCCGAAGCGGCTGAGCGAAAGGGGCGAGGGCGGGCCAAGGCGGAACCGATCAAGACGCTGGGCGAACACCCCACCAGCGGCGGCGAGATTAAGGTCATGCCGGGCCGCTATGGCCCATATGTGACCGATGGCACCACTAACGCGACGATCCCCAAGGATATCAAGCCCGAAGATATCGAGGCGGCCCAGGCCATCGAACTGATCGACGCGCGCGCGGCTAAGGGCCCTGCCAAGAAGAAAGGCCGCAAGAAAGCTGCGCCGAAGAAGAAGGCAGCACCCAAGAAAACGGCGGCAAAAAAGGCGCCGGCCAAGAAGAAGGCGGCGGCGAAAACCGACGGCTGA
- a CDS encoding PleD family two-component system response regulator, giving the protein MPDGEPIDTPEDVKDLIDPVTGKQTGQQGDEADDIDAVVRAAKAMRDGAGPEQAQRAAQKVCLIVDDSRVIRKVSSKIAKSLGYVPVEAQDGLEALARCKKSMPHIVLTDWDMPEMDGLEFVKNLRAIPTPKAPVVIFCTSKNKAADVHAGIKAGADDYIVKPFDEAGLKAKLEKLERG; this is encoded by the coding sequence GTGCCCGATGGCGAGCCCATCGACACGCCCGAAGACGTGAAGGACCTGATCGACCCGGTCACGGGCAAGCAGACCGGGCAGCAGGGCGACGAAGCCGATGACATCGACGCCGTGGTGCGCGCCGCAAAGGCGATGCGCGATGGCGCCGGGCCGGAACAAGCGCAGCGCGCTGCGCAGAAGGTCTGCCTGATCGTCGATGACAGCCGCGTCATCCGCAAGGTTTCAAGCAAGATCGCCAAGAGCCTAGGCTACGTTCCCGTGGAAGCGCAGGACGGCCTCGAAGCGCTTGCCCGGTGCAAGAAGTCGATGCCGCATATCGTGCTGACCGATTGGGACATGCCGGAGATGGACGGACTTGAGTTCGTGAAGAACCTGCGCGCCATCCCCACGCCCAAGGCGCCCGTAGTGATCTTCTGCACCTCCAAGAACAAGGCCGCAGACGTGCACGCCGGCATCAAGGCAGGCGCGGATGACTACATCGTCAAACCGTTCGACGAGGCCGGATTGAAGGCAAAGCTGGAGAAGCTGGAGCGAGGGTGA
- the era gene encoding GTPase Era, whose amino-acid sequence MQTPTRCGVVAVIGAPNAGKSTLVNQLVGQKVAITSAKAQTTRARMLGIALHGPVQMILVDTPGIFAPKRRLDRAMVSAAWEGAESADAVLLIVDPIKQRRHELEPLLEALEQRPERKILVLNKVDRAKKEPLLELAQEMSQRIEFEEIFFVSALTGDGVAEMKEALAERMPEGVWMYPEDQVSDASERLLAAEITREQLYQQLHEELPYDSAVRPEQYKTRPDGSLEIHQQIVVARETQRGIVLGKGGQKIKAIGEAARKELSELLGLKVHLFLHVKVLENWSEDKEVFEEMGLDWVR is encoded by the coding sequence ATGCAGACCCCTACCCGCTGCGGCGTGGTGGCCGTAATCGGCGCGCCCAATGCGGGCAAATCGACGCTGGTGAACCAATTGGTCGGCCAGAAGGTCGCGATCACCAGCGCCAAGGCGCAAACGACGCGCGCACGCATGCTCGGCATCGCATTGCACGGGCCGGTTCAGATGATTCTCGTCGATACGCCGGGTATCTTCGCGCCCAAGCGCCGCCTCGACCGTGCGATGGTCAGTGCCGCTTGGGAAGGCGCGGAAAGCGCCGATGCTGTTCTTCTGATCGTGGACCCGATCAAACAGCGCCGACACGAGCTTGAACCGCTGCTCGAAGCGCTCGAACAGCGGCCGGAGCGCAAGATCCTCGTGCTCAACAAGGTCGACAGGGCGAAGAAAGAACCCCTGCTCGAACTCGCACAGGAAATGTCGCAGCGCATCGAGTTTGAAGAGATTTTCTTCGTGTCGGCACTCACCGGAGACGGCGTTGCCGAGATGAAAGAGGCACTGGCAGAGCGGATGCCCGAAGGCGTGTGGATGTATCCGGAAGACCAGGTTTCCGACGCATCGGAACGTCTGCTGGCCGCAGAAATCACGCGCGAGCAGCTTTACCAGCAGCTCCACGAAGAGCTGCCCTATGACAGCGCGGTTCGCCCCGAACAGTACAAGACGCGCCCAGACGGCAGCCTCGAAATCCACCAGCAAATCGTCGTCGCCCGCGAAACCCAGCGCGGCATCGTGCTCGGCAAGGGCGGACAAAAGATCAAGGCCATCGGCGAAGCTGCGCGCAAGGAACTGAGCGAACTTCTGGGGCTCAAGGTGCACCTGTTCCTTCACGTGAAGGTGCTGGAGAACTGGTCCGAGGACAAGGAAGTGTTCGAGGAAATGGGGCTGGATTGGGTGCGGTGA
- the rnc gene encoding ribonuclease III, producing the protein MSALPPETHEWLGTIGFEVKEGSMWLEALTHGSFNSTHTATSQPEADYQRLEFLGDRVLGLSVASWLFRSSDRSKEGQLSQRLNALVSGATCARIARTIGLSDHIRLGKQAREDGGSDSDNILGDVMEALIGASFLDNGFDATRAIILNLWEHELAGDAGKAKHPKSALQEWAAGNRRAMPQYDVIDRSGPDHAARFTVRVSIHRVGEAEGVATSKHEAEKLAAAEFLEKYG; encoded by the coding sequence GTGAGTGCGCTTCCGCCCGAGACCCATGAATGGCTCGGCACGATCGGCTTCGAGGTCAAGGAAGGCTCGATGTGGCTGGAGGCGCTGACCCATGGCAGCTTCAACTCCACCCACACCGCAACCAGCCAGCCTGAAGCCGATTATCAGCGTCTGGAATTCCTCGGTGACAGGGTGCTGGGCCTGTCGGTCGCAAGCTGGCTGTTCCGGTCGAGCGATCGCAGCAAGGAGGGCCAGCTTTCGCAGCGCCTCAACGCGCTCGTGAGCGGGGCGACCTGCGCGCGCATCGCCCGCACGATCGGCCTTTCCGATCACATCCGGTTGGGAAAGCAGGCGCGCGAGGATGGCGGATCGGACAGCGACAATATCCTTGGCGATGTGATGGAAGCGCTCATTGGCGCGAGCTTCCTCGACAACGGTTTCGATGCGACCCGCGCGATTATCCTGAACCTGTGGGAGCACGAACTCGCCGGTGATGCCGGCAAGGCAAAACATCCCAAGAGCGCATTGCAGGAATGGGCCGCAGGCAATCGCCGCGCCATGCCGCAATATGACGTGATCGACCGCTCAGGCCCCGATCACGCAGCGCGCTTCACAGTGCGGGTCAGCATTCACAGGGTCGGTGAGGCAGAAGGCGTCGCGACCAGCAAACACGAGGCGGAAAAACTCGCCGCCGCAGAATTTCTGGAGAAATACGGGTGA
- the lepB gene encoding signal peptidase I translates to MDVKTQSDGSAAMQSQSSSSQEERKETPASFALFLLKLLLAVLMFRIFVFSPFSIPSESMVPRLINGDYLLAAKWSYGYSNNSLPMDVEIFPGRIFASEPERGDIAIFKHPVDGTDYIKRVIALPGDSVAVVDGQILLNGELIPREPLADFEIEISPNTGCAWGGEQRVNEEGVAICSYTRFRETLPGGPSYEVLDFGTTPADDFAPKIIPEGHMFVLGDNRDNSRDSRFEARAGDAVGIVPQENLVGEATIIMWSTDGSAEWIKPWTWFTAARWGRIGGTL, encoded by the coding sequence ATGGATGTTAAGACCCAATCTGACGGCAGCGCCGCCATGCAGTCTCAAAGCAGCTCTTCGCAAGAAGAACGCAAGGAGACGCCGGCCAGTTTCGCCCTTTTCCTTCTGAAGCTTCTGCTTGCGGTACTGATGTTCCGCATCTTCGTGTTTTCACCTTTCTCGATCCCTTCCGAAAGCATGGTGCCGCGCCTGATCAACGGCGATTACCTGCTCGCCGCGAAATGGTCTTACGGCTATTCGAACAATTCGCTGCCCATGGATGTCGAGATCTTCCCGGGACGCATTTTCGCCAGCGAGCCCGAGCGCGGCGATATTGCGATCTTCAAGCATCCTGTCGATGGCACCGACTACATCAAGCGCGTCATTGCCCTGCCCGGGGATTCTGTAGCGGTCGTGGACGGACAAATCCTCCTGAACGGCGAACTCATTCCGCGCGAACCCCTTGCCGATTTCGAGATTGAAATCTCGCCGAATACGGGCTGCGCCTGGGGCGGCGAACAACGCGTCAACGAAGAGGGCGTGGCGATTTGCAGCTACACCCGGTTCCGCGAAACCCTCCCCGGTGGCCCCAGCTACGAAGTGCTCGATTTCGGCACCACTCCGGCTGACGATTTTGCGCCCAAGATCATCCCCGAAGGTCACATGTTCGTGCTGGGCGACAATCGCGACAACTCACGCGACAGCCGTTTCGAAGCGCGCGCTGGCGATGCCGTTGGGATCGTCCCTCAAGAAAACCTTGTTGGCGAGGCAACGATCATCATGTGGTCGACCGACGGAAGCGCGGAATGGATCAAGCCGTGGACATGGTTCACCGCTGCTCGCTGGGGCCGGATTGGCGGTACGCTGTGA
- the pgi gene encoding glucose-6-phosphate isomerase, producing MTDQSCIADAWDRLAALPKETLADLFSADEARVSKLSQKLEFDLGELGKVGMLLDWSKTHLTDAALDLFEDLSETAGFNAARDALFGGGIVNPTEGRPATHGAMRGSGRESDVEEAEALLARMGMLVEAIHQGALGEVNHLIHIGIGGSALGPDLAVDALTRDLKLVDVNVVSNIDGLALEQAFARCDPATSLIAVASKTFTTTETMTNAASALKWLADNGVSDPSGRVIALTANPERAVEWGVDETRILPFPESVGGRYSLWSSIGFPVALAVGMEDFSAMLAGAQAMDTHFRESEGRANGPLLAAFGDLYYARIRGCQTRAVFAYDERLALLPDYLQQLEMESNGKSVTVDGQPVSGPTAPITWGGVGTDAQHAVFQLLHQGTHLVPVDFIASIAPGDELDPAHHSSLLMNCLAQGAALMAGKSSDDPARNYPGDRPSAMFLLDDLDAAALGALIAFHEHRTFANAVLMGINPFDQFGVELGKAMAKAIDSGEGDFDASTMALMEAAGLGG from the coding sequence ATGACTGATCAATCGTGTATCGCAGATGCTTGGGACCGGCTCGCAGCGCTGCCCAAGGAAACACTTGCGGACCTGTTCAGTGCAGATGAGGCCCGTGTTTCGAAACTCAGTCAGAAGCTCGAATTCGATCTGGGCGAACTTGGTAAAGTCGGCATGCTGCTCGACTGGTCGAAAACGCACCTGACCGACGCAGCGCTCGACCTATTCGAGGACTTGTCTGAGACGGCAGGTTTCAATGCTGCACGCGATGCCCTGTTCGGGGGCGGTATCGTCAACCCGACCGAGGGGCGACCAGCAACCCATGGCGCCATGCGCGGCAGCGGGCGCGAAAGCGATGTCGAGGAAGCCGAGGCGCTTCTCGCACGCATGGGCATGCTGGTCGAAGCGATCCATCAAGGAGCGCTGGGCGAGGTCAACCACCTCATTCATATCGGTATCGGCGGTTCGGCGCTTGGTCCTGATCTTGCGGTTGATGCGCTCACCCGCGATCTCAAGCTGGTCGATGTGAACGTAGTGTCGAACATCGACGGACTTGCGCTCGAACAGGCCTTTGCGCGGTGCGATCCTGCAACGTCTCTGATCGCCGTCGCGTCGAAGACCTTCACGACAACAGAGACCATGACTAACGCGGCGAGCGCCCTTAAGTGGCTGGCCGACAATGGGGTGAGCGATCCCAGCGGACGCGTCATCGCACTGACCGCCAATCCGGAACGCGCGGTTGAGTGGGGCGTCGACGAAACGCGCATCCTGCCGTTTCCCGAAAGCGTAGGCGGGCGCTACTCCTTGTGGTCCAGCATCGGCTTTCCCGTCGCGCTTGCCGTTGGGATGGAGGATTTCAGCGCGATGCTGGCCGGCGCGCAGGCGATGGACACGCATTTCCGCGAGAGTGAAGGGCGTGCCAATGGTCCGCTCCTCGCGGCTTTCGGCGACCTTTACTACGCGCGCATTCGTGGGTGTCAGACACGCGCTGTCTTTGCCTATGACGAACGCCTCGCTCTGCTTCCCGATTATCTCCAGCAGCTTGAAATGGAATCGAACGGGAAAAGCGTGACGGTAGATGGTCAACCAGTAAGCGGGCCAACCGCGCCGATCACCTGGGGCGGGGTTGGGACCGATGCGCAACATGCGGTCTTCCAGCTGTTGCACCAAGGCACGCATCTGGTCCCGGTTGACTTCATCGCCTCGATCGCTCCGGGAGACGAGCTCGATCCTGCGCATCATTCGAGCCTGCTGATGAACTGCCTCGCGCAAGGGGCGGCGCTGATGGCGGGCAAATCGTCGGATGATCCAGCGCGCAATTACCCCGGAGACCGGCCTAGCGCCATGTTCCTGCTGGATGATCTGGATGCAGCTGCTCTTGGCGCGCTGATCGCCTTTCACGAACACCGCACCTTTGCCAATGCAGTGCTGATGGGGATCAACCCGTTCGACCAGTTCGGGGTGGAGCTTGGCAAGGCGATGGCAAAAGCAATCGACAGCGGGGAAGGCGATTTCGATGCGAGCACCATGGCTTTGATGGAGGCAGCGGGGCTGGGCGGTTGA
- a CDS encoding DEAD/DEAH box helicase → MTQFSDLGLSQPVLQALDLKGYSTPTPIQEQAIPPVLEGRDLLGIAQTGTGKTAAFMLPSIDRLREADNRIPFKSCRMLVLAPTRELVSQIAVSAKEYGALAGLKVQSIVGGTSVNKDRNKLHRGTDILIATPGRLLDLIDQKAFNLGSVEVLVLDEADQMLDLGFVHALRRISQLVPKERQTLFFSATMPKAIKELVSGYCNNPVQVSVTPESTTAERIDQYLFMVQQDEKQSLLELILSGRHKVPGEFERILIFTRTKHGADRVVKKLSRAGIPANAIHGNKSQPQRQRALDEFRRGKTMILVATDVAARGIDIPGVSHVLNYELPNVPEQYVHRIGRTARAGKDGVAIAFCAEDERAYLKDIRKTTGAELDRLSLPENFRAVVEGVGPTKPEPRGATRVSAKKIRPKPAGASAGKPAGDGSSKPKKPGGKHPSRKGRPSGRPGGNPNGNSRRSGGPGRRGRRGSPGGGSGRAQSANG, encoded by the coding sequence ATGACCCAGTTTTCTGATCTCGGGCTTTCACAGCCCGTACTCCAGGCTCTTGACCTCAAGGGCTATTCTACTCCTACTCCCATTCAGGAGCAGGCCATTCCGCCTGTCCTCGAAGGCCGCGACCTGCTCGGCATCGCGCAGACCGGCACCGGCAAGACAGCCGCGTTCATGCTTCCCAGCATTGATCGCCTGCGCGAAGCCGACAATCGCATCCCATTCAAGTCGTGCCGCATGCTTGTGCTTGCACCCACGCGCGAACTCGTCTCTCAGATCGCTGTGAGCGCCAAGGAATATGGCGCGCTTGCCGGCCTTAAGGTGCAGTCGATCGTTGGCGGAACCAGCGTCAACAAGGATCGTAACAAGCTGCATCGCGGGACCGACATCCTGATTGCAACGCCGGGCCGGTTGCTCGATCTGATCGACCAGAAGGCGTTCAACCTCGGCTCGGTCGAAGTGCTCGTTCTAGACGAGGCTGACCAGATGCTCGACCTGGGCTTCGTCCATGCGCTGCGCCGCATCAGCCAGTTGGTGCCCAAAGAACGACAGACGCTTTTCTTCAGCGCGACCATGCCCAAGGCGATCAAGGAACTCGTCAGCGGCTATTGCAACAATCCGGTGCAGGTCTCCGTCACGCCTGAAAGCACGACGGCAGAGCGGATCGACCAGTACCTTTTCATGGTGCAGCAGGACGAAAAGCAGTCGCTCCTCGAGCTTATTCTGTCAGGCCGTCACAAGGTGCCCGGCGAATTTGAGCGCATCCTCATCTTTACCCGAACGAAACACGGCGCCGACCGCGTCGTAAAGAAGCTGAGCCGCGCCGGAATCCCGGCAAATGCGATCCACGGCAACAAATCGCAGCCTCAACGCCAGCGGGCGCTCGACGAGTTTCGTCGTGGCAAGACCATGATCCTCGTGGCGACCGATGTTGCGGCGCGCGGGATCGACATTCCCGGCGTTAGTCACGTTCTTAATTACGAGCTGCCCAACGTGCCGGAACAATATGTCCACCGCATCGGGCGCACGGCACGTGCGGGCAAGGACGGGGTCGCAATCGCCTTTTGCGCCGAGGACGAGCGCGCGTATCTCAAGGATATTCGCAAAACGACCGGCGCAGAGCTCGACCGTCTCAGCCTGCCGGAAAACTTCCGCGCCGTGGTCGAAGGGGTCGGCCCGACCAAGCCAGAGCCGCGCGGCGCGACACGCGTTTCGGCAAAAAAAATCAGGCCCAAGCCTGCCGGCGCATCGGCAGGAAAGCCTGCAGGTGACGGTTCTTCCAAGCCCAAGAAGCCAGGTGGCAAGCACCCTTCGCGCAAAGGCCGGCCTTCCGGGCGTCCCGGCGGCAATCCGAATGGTAACTCCCGCCGCAGCGGTGGTCCCGGTCGGCGCGGTCGTCGCGGTTCACCGGGCGGCGGCAGCGGGCGGGCTCAATCGGCGAACGGCTGA